The following DNA comes from Methanomassiliicoccales archaeon.
GTGTGATACTAATTACAAAAGGCTCATGGTACTTATGATTTATCAGTTTACGTGTGGATATGATTATCTGGCAGGAATGGGATTGAGGGAGAATGACCGATGAGATAGAATTACCATTACAGGCCACGGTGAAGTTGGATCCTGGAGTCTGCCGACTCCCCAGCACGATCCGGGTTCGTACCGACGGCCAGGTGGTGAAGTTCGAGGTGCTCGATAGCCAATGCCCTCAGGTCAGGAACCTGGAGAAGGTCTTGCGCCAGATGGAGATATGGGACGTGATGCGCATGCCATTCTGTGACAACACCGTTTATCAGATATGCGGAGAGGTGCTCAAGCATTCCTCGTGTCCTGTTCCCTTGGCCATGATCAAGTGTGCCGAAGCCGCAGCCGAACTGGCATTGAAGAAGCCAGTGATGATCGAGTTCGTCTGCTGATCATTCGGATAATAATTTCTTGATGGAGGGCATTCCAACTATCGCGCTCGGGCCGGCCAGATACATTGCTACGGTCAAGGATTCACGTATCTCGTCCTTGGTAGCTCCGGCCTCCATTGCTTTCTGGGCATGGAGGTCGAAACATTCATCACATTTCAGGACCGCGGTCACCGCCACGGCGATGAGCTCCTTCTCTTTGAAGGTAAGGATGTTATTCTTGAACACCTCGTTCTTAAAACGGTACATTGCCCGTATGACCTCGGGCTGCTGTTGTGCGATCAGTTCAAGACTCATGATCAGGGAATTGCTTTGCCGGGATAAAAAGCGCATCCAAGCTAATGAAATAAATATTTCTAATTATAGCACATTGGGGGCGGCGTGGACGCAGTAAAGAGGGCGATAGAAATCATCAAGGCCATGACAGGAACCAAGATGGCCTTTCCCTTGGAATCGGAGATCGTCGAGGCCATAAAGAAGATCGAAGGCAATGTAAAGTCCCAGATCGGACTGGATGTCGTCAACGAAGGGGTCGCTCAATGCCTCAATCGACAGCACGTGATCTGCATTATAAAGGATACACGCTTCAGACCTCCGCCAGAGCCGACCGTTCTCATGATGGGTGATAAGGATATGGTCCTAGGCACTGAGATCCTGCCAGGCATGCATACCTTATACAAGGACAAGGAAAACGTCTGCTGGCTTGGAGACGATTTCGTGGTCTTCACCGACATGGTCCCAAAGACCAAGGAGTATTTTCTAATGCCCCCGGTGTCGTTCCCGGAGCTGGAACAAATAGAGGGGGCGAAGAACGTGGTGTCCTGCAGTCCCTCACCTTTGGGAGATATCATTATAAAAAATCATTACGAACTAGAGGACGATCCTAAGCTCGCCAGTCTCCTGGTGGGCTTTGACATGTCCTGAACGATCTTTTTTGATCTTTATTTCGTGGCTGATGAGCGTCAATGACGTTCGTCCGTTTATTTTATTTTTTTAAAAAAAAGAAGATAGATGGAAAGGGTTTGTTTCGCGCGTGTTCAGCCGCCCCCGCTCGGTGTCAAGGTCGATATGTCGGCTATGACATCCTTGGTCAAAGCGTCCATTTCTTCCAATGACATCGTCCGGGTCCTCTCCTTGAAGGAGGTCCGCTTGTACTCGGCCGCCAAGGCAGGTTCGAGGAGACTGGTTACGTACCAGAGTTCGTAGGTGTCGAGCATAGCCCATTCCACCCCATCGCGCTCTTGCACTTCCAGTACCTTTCCCACCGTCCCGGTGACTTTGTATTTCGCGTAGTCTCCTTCTTGCATTGGACACCTTACTTGGCGGGGATGATTGCGGTCCTCTCACCCGCAGGCATGAATTCCCTCAGGCAACCGCGGCCAAACTCCTTGGTGATGTTGGCCCAGTCGAATGGGAGGTTCTTGTCTGCGAAGGCGATCTTGACCAGCGGGTTGCACACGTAGGCGTCGCCGCGAGCTGCGTGAGGAGCCATAGCGATACCGCCGTATCCGCTCAGGTGACCCACGTTCATGGCGTAGTTCGGGAAGTTCGGACCCCTCAGTTCGTGGGGCAGACCCTCGTCGCTCCTGTAGGAGAACGAATTGGCTGCACCGCACATATCCTGAAGATCGTATCCGTAGAACCCTAGCCTGCCGAGCCTCTCCCTGTGTTGGTACATAGAGAGATACCATCCGTTAACACCTGCGTTGGCGTTACCAGTGGCGAAGGCGGTAGCGATACCGGTTGCGGCTGCTGCCACAGTGGCCCTCTGGGATCCACCGAAGTGGGCTTCCATGGCGGCCGGGTAGCGCTCGTACATCTCCAGGGCGTACGAATTGACCTCGGACCCGAGCTTTTCGATAAGGTCGGTGGTGGGCTTGCTGTTGCAGAGTCCGCCGTACTTGTCCTTTATGTGGTCAATGGCCCAGTAGGTGTAGTCCTCTAGGATGTTGTCGGTATAGGCGGCAGTGGCGTACTGAGTGAACCCGACTCCTCCGGACATGTAAGACCCGAGGTATATCTGGTCATAGATCACTGCACCCAAAGCGACAGTCTCCAACGCAGCGCGACCTGGGTCGTCCGGCTTGGTCCTGGTGCTCTGCACCATATCGGCCAATACTCCGAACGGAATTCCACCAGGCTCGTTGGGGCTCCTGGCCCTCCTGGCGGGCATCATGGTACCCATTTCCACCACTGCAGCGTGCTTGGCGGCGAAGGCGAAGTCGGCGATAGCGGCTTCTCCGGCTGCCAGTCTGTAGGCGGTGATAAAGGCCATGGAAATCTGCATCGCAGAGTGCCTGGCTATGGTACCACCGTCGCACACGCGGCCTATGATGGATGGCACACGCACGACCTGCCACAGCTTCTTGCCAACGGCGGCCTTCAGCTGCTTGGCCTGAGCTGCTGGGAACTCCTTGTTGATGTCGATGACGAAGCACTTGTCGATCTCGTCGATCAGCTCGTCGTCACCAGAGAACACCTTGACGTAGGAATCCTTCACCATCTCAGGGCAAAGCTCGGCCATGTGCTCCTGAACCACTGCGCCGCCTGGCATGGTGTGGTTAACAGCTTCCAGGTAGCGGTTGATGGTCTCAGGGGTGACCTCCTTCGACAGCCTCTTCTCTATAACGTTGTGGGCGACGTCCAGACCGACGATGACGGTCCTGCGTATGTCGTCCCAGCACTGCTGCATTGCAGCGTTGTTGACCCAGTGTAGGTCATCGGCCTCACCATAAATGTCGGTATGGGACAGCTGGTAGGGCATCAAGACCCTCTGGCCGAGCGCAACACCGACGTCCTGGTTCATCATGGGGATTCCACGGGCCTTGGCGATCTTGTTCGCCTGCTCTACCCACTCCCGCTTCCTTCCAGACTGTCTCCAGCCTCCGTAGGAATAGTGCTGAGAGCGGACCTCCGTGGGGTCCTCCTTGAACTTCTTCTTCATGGCGGCGATAAACATTTTGTCCTTTTCCTTCGCCATTTTCAGTCCTCCTTAACATCGAAGGGCTTGAAGCCACACTTGCTTCTAAGGGTGTGTATCCTGAGGTTCTGCCTCATGACCTCCTCGTCGTCCCTCATGTCCACGCCATCTGCGCGGAACATCGGGGTGTGCTCCTTCAACCACTTCTCGGGCATCGGCTTTCCGACCGGGACAGGCTTGTCCAACGGGACACCGACCTGATCCTTCACGTACTCGACCTCTCCCTTCTTAGCGTTCCACCGGAACCTCTGCCAGGCGTCGAACATCAGACCGTTCTGGTCAAGCCTAACGGCGTGGCCGTGCACGGTAGCTCCCCTGATACCAGTCCTTGCGGTATCAAAGGTCTCGTTGTCGATGAGTTCCTTGGCGATCTTTTCGACGTCCCTCTCCCTCATCTCGATGATCTGCCTTCCAGATAGGGTACCAGTATCGATACCTCTCAACCTCCACATGTACATCTGAGCCCTAACATACGGTATGATAGGGGCCCAGTAGACAGAGTCGGTGAACTGAACGTATCTTATCCTGTCTCCATGCTTTGCGCCATCGCTTGCCTCGACCAACTGCCTGATCGGGCAGTCGGGCTCGGAACCCTCCTCCAGCGGCGGGTGGATGGTGGCATAGTCGGAACCTGGGGTTCTGTGACCCAAGATCTTGACCACGTCGTCCATCGGAACGTCGCGAAGCTTTTCCAACTTAACGTTGGGGTCCATCAGGCGTCTCCTGTTCTTGGCGGGCAGGGTGGTGCCAGGATAGAATTGTGCTTTGTATTTTGTCTTAGCCATGTTATTTCACCAATCCTTTTTTATAATCGGTAACAGTCGGCTTGAACTTCGAATATCGACCTACCTCGAGATTGAACCCGAAGGGGAGCAAATCCTTGCAAACCTCCTCGATGTCCTTTAAGGCCTGAGTTACAAAATCGATGTCGCTTATCTCGACGAAAATACGACCGACTTGGACCCTCAGTTCCACTTCTTCCCCAACCACTGTGATCATTCGGCGTTCCGGATGATTCACAGGGCCTCCGGTCCCGGGGCCCATTTTCATGACCGCCGGTAGGTCCTCGCCTTGAACGGTTATCTTTCTCACGTTCTTCACTTCGTGCAACCTGTTCAGTAACATTTCAGTGGTGTCCGCGAGCAGTAATCGCTCCGGGAAGATCTGTATCTCGGGCAGGGGAACCTCTTCAGAGGTAGGCTTATCCATGTTCAAGCCACCTGCTCCTTCAACTTCTTGGCCTCCTTGCCGACCACCTTCAATGGGTTCTTGAACTCTGGAATCTCACCGAAGACCTCCTTCAGAACTGCAGAGGTGTGTTCTGCGCTGAAGTACTGTGTTCCGGCATCCAGGGCACAACCCGCGGCAATCACCGGTATGACGGTTCCCTTCGCGTGTCTGGTAACCACGTGGTTTCCGTGGAACAGACCCGGACCGCCTCCACCATAGATAGAGTGGCTGAAGAAAGACATACCGACAGATGTACCCATAGCCCTACCATAGTCAGTACCGGGCAGGCTGGTTTCGTGCTCCACCAGGTCGTTGTAGTATAGAATGGTGGATGGAATACCTTGTGCGGCCCTTGCGGCACCGATGTTCACACAGATCGCGGCTAGCAGACCAGCGGACACATAGGCGTTCCACAGCGGGAAGTCGTTGGTAACGTACTCAACGAATCCGGACGGGAACTTCTTGCCCTTCTTGATGACCTTGTCCTCCAAGGCCCTTCCGACCATGGATGCGACGACGTCACCGACAGTGCCGGTCTTTCCGTTCTCCTTGACCCAGCTATAAACCAGGTTGTTGGCGTTCAGACCCTGGTAAGCCAGGGACAACAGGTGCTGCCTCTCGAAGTTGCCGATTGCGTCACCCATCTCGTAGGCCGCTGCGGTCTCGTAGATAGAGGACAGAGCGGCGGCGTTCATGGCGTTCCTACCGGTCAACATGACGATGTGGTTGGCCATGATGTTCCTGAGCGCGTAGCCAGTACCCTCGTTCAGCTGAGGAACATCAAGGATGCTCTTCAGGTTGGAGCCCAGCATGTTGATGGTCTGAGGGTATCTTCCCCAAACAGCTGCCTTCACCATCGAGGCCTCGAACATATTCACGTCGAAATGGTCGATAATGGCCTCAGTCACGGCGGCAGCGACACAGGTAAATCCAGTGGTATACTCGGCACCAGAGTCAATTCTGACGCTGGGGCAGGTAACAACCATTCTCTTACCGTCTGCCATGCTCTTGACTTCAGAGTCGTCGTCCTTGCTGACCTTGATTATGTCTCTAATCCTTTTAGCCAATTTGTCAGCGTCCGCCACTACTGCGACATTCAAAACCCTGCCTGGGACGTTCAAGTTGCCAACCGCTCCGGTCTTGAGACCTTTCTCAATACCCTCGAGGTTGACTGCGATCGTCCTCTTTGTCAGAGAGATGGTTCGCTTAATGGCCGCGTTGTTTAACGGACTTATTGCTTCTAGAGGCACGTCCTTTTCAATGACCTTGCCTCTGTCATCATACAAGTCCACCTTGTCTTTAAATCTTGCCATTTTTTACCTCCTTTTCAATAACTCGGTAATTTCACGAGCAGATATGCATCAAACTCATGAAAACCGGTTCCCCTTGCGAAGTCGAAAAGGTGGCGTTAGAATATAAGCTTGATGATGGATGGATTATCCATCCATATTAAACAATAGCTTACTTTTTTTAACTACCCAGACAAAAATGCCCCTGATTTAACGTCATTAAATTTTTTAATATTAAAATATATTTATTTTAATATGATTTGAGTTTTTTATTTTTTTTTAATAGCATCGATAATACTTAAAAATGGGGTTTATCGACCTCTTTAAAGAGATAACAGGACTGTTATCGCGTCTTCCTTCTTATAATCTCGGTAATTTGCTGTAAAATAAAAATTGAATCGCTCTGATTTTTCACGAGACAATAATGAAGAGATCATGGACAGGAATCCGGAAATGGTACGCCGGGGATAGTAAATCTTTCTGAATTCGGTGAGCATCTCTTCACCTTCTTTGAGATCGATCACCCCATCGCGTATCGCGGATTTCACTAGAAACCTGATATTGACCATGGGTTCAGATAGAGCTTCATAGTTCTCAGGATCGAATACCAGGGCTACTTCGTCGTCCCCTTCGATCTTACCGCTAGAATATTCTTCAAAAATGCGTCCGACGCCTATCATTCCTAACTGGCTCAGTTCCGATGCTCTTAGGGCGCCCATGCTACCCCCGCCAACCACCTTCACGCCCTTGACCATCAATGCCATTATCTCTCGGTGACCGACCGAGCAGTTCTGTAGGAACACACCGTCGATTATGCCAACGACGTCAACATCCCCCAACTGTGTCAGGTCCCCCCTCTTTACAGGAGGACGATAGTCCGCATCCAATATCTCACGTGCCTCATCCAGCGACAGGCTGGGGCCCAGAAACACCACCGGCCGGCTCATGTTCCCAGCCTGGGTCCGATCCGATCCATGTCCATGGCAAATATCTCCATACCGGGTACGATCATCCTGACCACCGGTATACCGAGCTCCGGCCTGGTCAGCTCGACCGCGATGACCTTCTCGAAGCCCCGGTCAAGAAGATGGTCCAAAACGACCTCGATGTCCTCGAGGATGTCCTTGGTATCGAATTCCGGGAAATCCTTCATACGTACCTCGGACGAGGAGGTGAAGTACATGGCGTTCAGACTCTTCATGCGCTCGTATCCCACCTCTCGGTTCAGGTCCGCCTTGGTGGTATCCTCCCTCGCCCCGTGTATCTGCGTGCAGCGACTTTGTGCCACCTCGGTCAGCGCCCTGATGGCTGCCACCCGAGGACTGAGATGGGTCCCAACTCCCAGATTGAGAAGTGCGGGGTCCTTCATTCGGACATCGTCGGCCGCGGCAGCG
Coding sequences within:
- the mcrG gene encoding coenzyme-B sulfoethylthiotransferase subunit gamma; translation: MAKTKYKAQFYPGTTLPAKNRRRLMDPNVKLEKLRDVPMDDVVKILGHRTPGSDYATIHPPLEEGSEPDCPIRQLVEASDGAKHGDRIRYVQFTDSVYWAPIIPYVRAQMYMWRLRGIDTGTLSGRQIIEMRERDVEKIAKELIDNETFDTARTGIRGATVHGHAVRLDQNGLMFDAWQRFRWNAKKGEVEYVKDQVGVPLDKPVPVGKPMPEKWLKEHTPMFRADGVDMRDDEEVMRQNLRIHTLRSKCGFKPFDVKED
- a CDS encoding DUF2098 family protein, with the translated sequence MQEGDYAKYKVTGTVGKVLEVQERDGVEWAMLDTYELWYVTSLLEPALAAEYKRTSFKERTRTMSLEEMDALTKDVIADISTLTPSGGG
- a CDS encoding TfuA-related McrA-glycine thioamidation protein, which gives rise to MSRPVVFLGPSLSLDEAREILDADYRPPVKRGDLTQLGDVDVVGIIDGVFLQNCSVGHREIMALMVKGVKVVGGGSMGALRASELSQLGMIGVGRIFEEYSSGKIEGDDEVALVFDPENYEALSEPMVNIRFLVKSAIRDGVIDLKEGEEMLTEFRKIYYPRRTISGFLSMISSLLSREKSERFNFYFTANYRDYKKEDAITVLLSL
- the mcrB gene encoding coenzyme-B sulfoethylthiotransferase subunit beta; this translates as MARFKDKVDLYDDRGKVIEKDVPLEAISPLNNAAIKRTISLTKRTIAVNLEGIEKGLKTGAVGNLNVPGRVLNVAVVADADKLAKRIRDIIKVSKDDDSEVKSMADGKRMVVTCPSVRIDSGAEYTTGFTCVAAAVTEAIIDHFDVNMFEASMVKAAVWGRYPQTINMLGSNLKSILDVPQLNEGTGYALRNIMANHIVMLTGRNAMNAAALSSIYETAAAYEMGDAIGNFERQHLLSLAYQGLNANNLVYSWVKENGKTGTVGDVVASMVGRALEDKVIKKGKKFPSGFVEYVTNDFPLWNAYVSAGLLAAICVNIGAARAAQGIPSTILYYNDLVEHETSLPGTDYGRAMGTSVGMSFFSHSIYGGGGPGLFHGNHVVTRHAKGTVIPVIAAGCALDAGTQYFSAEHTSAVLKEVFGEIPEFKNPLKVVGKEAKKLKEQVA
- a CDS encoding carboxymuconolactone decarboxylase family protein yields the protein MSLELIAQQQPEVIRAMYRFKNEVFKNNILTFKEKELIAVAVTAVLKCDECFDLHAQKAMEAGATKDEIRESLTVAMYLAGPSAIVGMPSIKKLLSE
- the mcrD gene encoding methyl-coenzyme M reductase operon protein D — translated: MDKPTSEEVPLPEIQIFPERLLLADTTEMLLNRLHEVKNVRKITVQGEDLPAVMKMGPGTGGPVNHPERRMITVVGEEVELRVQVGRIFVEISDIDFVTQALKDIEEVCKDLLPFGFNLEVGRYSKFKPTVTDYKKGLVK
- the mcrA gene encoding coenzyme-B sulfoethylthiotransferase subunit alpha, which gives rise to MAKEKDKMFIAAMKKKFKEDPTEVRSQHYSYGGWRQSGRKREWVEQANKIAKARGIPMMNQDVGVALGQRVLMPYQLSHTDIYGEADDLHWVNNAAMQQCWDDIRRTVIVGLDVAHNVIEKRLSKEVTPETINRYLEAVNHTMPGGAVVQEHMAELCPEMVKDSYVKVFSGDDELIDEIDKCFVIDINKEFPAAQAKQLKAAVGKKLWQVVRVPSIIGRVCDGGTIARHSAMQISMAFITAYRLAAGEAAIADFAFAAKHAAVVEMGTMMPARRARSPNEPGGIPFGVLADMVQSTRTKPDDPGRAALETVALGAVIYDQIYLGSYMSGGVGFTQYATAAYTDNILEDYTYWAIDHIKDKYGGLCNSKPTTDLIEKLGSEVNSYALEMYERYPAAMEAHFGGSQRATVAAAATGIATAFATGNANAGVNGWYLSMYQHRERLGRLGFYGYDLQDMCGAANSFSYRSDEGLPHELRGPNFPNYAMNVGHLSGYGGIAMAPHAARGDAYVCNPLVKIAFADKNLPFDWANITKEFGRGCLREFMPAGERTAIIPAK